Proteins encoded by one window of Papio anubis isolate 15944 chromosome 7, Panubis1.0, whole genome shotgun sequence:
- the FAM71D gene encoding protein FAM71D isoform X3: MKKNTSKSTTRINEQDALCTPHSHDPRDLQSMLDGGEYAPFVSPPMLESNFIQVNRRGESIYLHNRANWVTVGICSSSSTHKIPNVMLLAHLTPGARKDTEPLFKSLLTSPPAEKLVLTRFLPLQFVTLSVHDAENMRLKVKLVSGRAYYLQLCTSACKQDTLFSQWVALISLLNQEKAKVSKVSEVSSLSGITNSTDVTGSTDVMDITAFTAILTPYMYAGRGPEHVRDSIDFSEFTDITDITDVTDLPENEVPEVPDIRIVTEVIEVREATEVTDNSDITNCSGVTVVFENNDLIRARQEEKEKLKNILKPGCLQDTKSKSELKESSKHVTISNITLTFEGKRYFQTTLTPVESEANTSKEMENTTSEEKTPDFQSTALEAEESRSLRTESNTSGNECEERKVKQKKTNLVEKHVRQPKDF; encoded by the exons ATGAAGAAGAACACCAGCAAGTCTACCACGAGGATCAATGAGCAAGATGCTCTCTGCACCCCACACTCCCATGATCCAAGAGATCTTCAAAGTATGTTGGATGGAGGAGAGTATGCCCCTTTTGTATCTCCTCCCATGTTAGAGAGCAATTTTATCCAG GTTAACAGGAGAGGTGAATCCATTTACCTTCATAACCGAGCCAACTGGGTGACCGTAGGCATCTGTTCTTCCAGTTCCACCCACAAGATCCCTAATGTGATGCTACTGGCACATCTGACACCTGGTGCCCGGAAAGATACAGAACCTCTGTTTAAAAGTCTCCTGACATCTCCTCCTGCAGAGAAACTGGTGCTCACCAG GTTTCTCCCTCTGCAGTTTGTGACTCTTTCTGTGCATGACGCAGAGAACATGCGCCTAAAAGTAAAGCTGGTGAGTGGTCGAGCCTACTACTTACAGCTCTGCACTTCTGCATGTAAACAGGACACCTTGTTTTCTCAATGGGTGGCCCTCATCTCCCTCTTGAATCAGGAGAAAGCCAAAGTTTCCAAAGTGTCAGAGGTTTCAAGTCTCTCAGGAATTACGAATAGCACAGACGTCACAGGCTCCACGGATGTGATGGATATCACAGCATTCACAGCCATCCTGACCCCGTACATGTACGCAGGTAGAGGCCCTGAACATGTCAGGGACAGCATAGATTTCTCAGAATTCACAGACATCACCGACATCACAGATGTCACAGACCTTCCAGAAAATGAGGTCCCAGAGGTCCCGGATATAAGAATTGTTACAGAAGTCATAGAAGTCAGAGAAGCCACAGAAGTCACAGACAACTCTGATATTACAAACTGCTCGGGAGTCACAGTGGTGTTTGAAAACAATGACTTAATCAGGGCCAGGCAAGAGGAGAAG gaaaaattgaaaaacattctgAAGCCTGGGTGTCTACAAGATACAAAAAGTAAGAGTGAGTTGAAAGAATCCTCAAAACATGTCACCATCTCAAACATAACACTGACTTTTGAAggtaaaagatattttcaaactacCTTGACTCCAGTAGAAAGTGAGGCAAATACATCCAAGGAGATGGAGAATACGACCTCTGAAGAAAAGACACCTGATTTTCAGAGCACGGCTCTCGAGGCTGAAGAATCCAG
- the FAM71D gene encoding protein FAM71D isoform X6, which translates to MKKNTSKSTTRINEQDALCTPHSHDPRDLQSMLDGGEYAPFVSPPMLESNFIQVNRRGESIYLHNRANWVTVGICSSSSTHKIPNVMLLAHLTPGARKDTEPLFKSLLTSPPAEKLVLTRFLPLQFVTLSVHDAENMRLKVKLVSGRAYYLQLCTSACKQDTLFSQWVALISLLNQEKAKVSKVSEVSSLSGITNSTDVTGSTDVMDITAFTAILTPYMYAGRGPEHVRDSIDFSEFTDITDITDVTDLPENEVPEVPDIRIVTEVIEVREATEVTDNSDITNCSGVTVVFENNDLIRARQEEKEKLKNILKPGCLQDTKSKSELKESSKHVTISNITLTFEGKRYFQTTLTPVESEANTSKEMENTTSEEKTPDFQSTALEAEESRSLRTESNTSDF; encoded by the exons ATGAAGAAGAACACCAGCAAGTCTACCACGAGGATCAATGAGCAAGATGCTCTCTGCACCCCACACTCCCATGATCCAAGAGATCTTCAAAGTATGTTGGATGGAGGAGAGTATGCCCCTTTTGTATCTCCTCCCATGTTAGAGAGCAATTTTATCCAG GTTAACAGGAGAGGTGAATCCATTTACCTTCATAACCGAGCCAACTGGGTGACCGTAGGCATCTGTTCTTCCAGTTCCACCCACAAGATCCCTAATGTGATGCTACTGGCACATCTGACACCTGGTGCCCGGAAAGATACAGAACCTCTGTTTAAAAGTCTCCTGACATCTCCTCCTGCAGAGAAACTGGTGCTCACCAG GTTTCTCCCTCTGCAGTTTGTGACTCTTTCTGTGCATGACGCAGAGAACATGCGCCTAAAAGTAAAGCTGGTGAGTGGTCGAGCCTACTACTTACAGCTCTGCACTTCTGCATGTAAACAGGACACCTTGTTTTCTCAATGGGTGGCCCTCATCTCCCTCTTGAATCAGGAGAAAGCCAAAGTTTCCAAAGTGTCAGAGGTTTCAAGTCTCTCAGGAATTACGAATAGCACAGACGTCACAGGCTCCACGGATGTGATGGATATCACAGCATTCACAGCCATCCTGACCCCGTACATGTACGCAGGTAGAGGCCCTGAACATGTCAGGGACAGCATAGATTTCTCAGAATTCACAGACATCACCGACATCACAGATGTCACAGACCTTCCAGAAAATGAGGTCCCAGAGGTCCCGGATATAAGAATTGTTACAGAAGTCATAGAAGTCAGAGAAGCCACAGAAGTCACAGACAACTCTGATATTACAAACTGCTCGGGAGTCACAGTGGTGTTTGAAAACAATGACTTAATCAGGGCCAGGCAAGAGGAGAAG gaaaaattgaaaaacattctgAAGCCTGGGTGTCTACAAGATACAAAAAGTAAGAGTGAGTTGAAAGAATCCTCAAAACATGTCACCATCTCAAACATAACACTGACTTTTGAAggtaaaagatattttcaaactacCTTGACTCCAGTAGAAAGTGAGGCAAATACATCCAAGGAGATGGAGAATACGACCTCTGAAGAAAAGACACCTGATTTTCAGAGCACGGCTCTCGAGGCTGAAGAATCCAG
- the FAM71D gene encoding protein FAM71D isoform X4, which translates to MKKNTSKSTTRINEQDALCTPHSHDPRDLQSMLDGGEYAPFVSPPMLESNFIQVNRRGESIYLHNRANWVTVGICSSSSTHKIPNVMLLAHLTPGARKDTEPLFKSLLTSPPAEKLVLTRFLPLQFVTLSVHDAENMRLKVKLVSGRAYYLQLCTSACKQDTLFSQWVALISLLNQEKAKVSKVSEVSSLSGITNSTDVTGSTDVMDITAFTAILTPYMYAGRGPEHVRDSIDFSEFTDITDITDVTDLPENEVPEVPDIRIVTEVIEVREATEVTDNSDITNCSGVTVVFENNDLIRARQEEKEKLKNILKPGCLQDTKSKSELKESSKHVTISNITLTFEGKRYFQTTLTPVESEANTSKEMENTTSEEKTPDFQSTALEAEESRSLRTESNTSGLYSFSVFPLISISFPIFTLL; encoded by the exons ATGAAGAAGAACACCAGCAAGTCTACCACGAGGATCAATGAGCAAGATGCTCTCTGCACCCCACACTCCCATGATCCAAGAGATCTTCAAAGTATGTTGGATGGAGGAGAGTATGCCCCTTTTGTATCTCCTCCCATGTTAGAGAGCAATTTTATCCAG GTTAACAGGAGAGGTGAATCCATTTACCTTCATAACCGAGCCAACTGGGTGACCGTAGGCATCTGTTCTTCCAGTTCCACCCACAAGATCCCTAATGTGATGCTACTGGCACATCTGACACCTGGTGCCCGGAAAGATACAGAACCTCTGTTTAAAAGTCTCCTGACATCTCCTCCTGCAGAGAAACTGGTGCTCACCAG GTTTCTCCCTCTGCAGTTTGTGACTCTTTCTGTGCATGACGCAGAGAACATGCGCCTAAAAGTAAAGCTGGTGAGTGGTCGAGCCTACTACTTACAGCTCTGCACTTCTGCATGTAAACAGGACACCTTGTTTTCTCAATGGGTGGCCCTCATCTCCCTCTTGAATCAGGAGAAAGCCAAAGTTTCCAAAGTGTCAGAGGTTTCAAGTCTCTCAGGAATTACGAATAGCACAGACGTCACAGGCTCCACGGATGTGATGGATATCACAGCATTCACAGCCATCCTGACCCCGTACATGTACGCAGGTAGAGGCCCTGAACATGTCAGGGACAGCATAGATTTCTCAGAATTCACAGACATCACCGACATCACAGATGTCACAGACCTTCCAGAAAATGAGGTCCCAGAGGTCCCGGATATAAGAATTGTTACAGAAGTCATAGAAGTCAGAGAAGCCACAGAAGTCACAGACAACTCTGATATTACAAACTGCTCGGGAGTCACAGTGGTGTTTGAAAACAATGACTTAATCAGGGCCAGGCAAGAGGAGAAG gaaaaattgaaaaacattctgAAGCCTGGGTGTCTACAAGATACAAAAAGTAAGAGTGAGTTGAAAGAATCCTCAAAACATGTCACCATCTCAAACATAACACTGACTTTTGAAggtaaaagatattttcaaactacCTTGACTCCAGTAGAAAGTGAGGCAAATACATCCAAGGAGATGGAGAATACGACCTCTGAAGAAAAGACACCTGATTTTCAGAGCACGGCTCTCGAGGCTGAAGAATCCAG
- the FAM71D gene encoding protein FAM71D isoform X5 has translation MKKNTSKSTTRINEQDALCTPHSHDPRDLQSMLDGGEYAPFVSPPMLESNFIQVNRRGESIYLHNRANWVTVGICSSSSTHKIPNVMLLAHLTPGARKDTEPLFKSLLTSPPAEKLVLTRFLPLQFVTLSVHDAENMRLKVKLVSGRAYYLQLCTSACKQDTLFSQWVALISLLNQEKAKVSKVSEVSSLSGITNSTDVTGSTDVMDITAFTAILTPYMYAGRGPEHVRDSIDFSEFTDITDITDVTDLPENEVPEVPDIRIVTEVIEVREATEVTDNSDITNCSGVTVVFENNDLIRARQEEKEKLKNILKPGCLQDTKSKSELKESSKHVTISNITLTFEGKRYFQTTLTPVESEANTSKEMENTTSEEKTPDFQSTALEAEESRSLRTESNTSVPWI, from the exons ATGAAGAAGAACACCAGCAAGTCTACCACGAGGATCAATGAGCAAGATGCTCTCTGCACCCCACACTCCCATGATCCAAGAGATCTTCAAAGTATGTTGGATGGAGGAGAGTATGCCCCTTTTGTATCTCCTCCCATGTTAGAGAGCAATTTTATCCAG GTTAACAGGAGAGGTGAATCCATTTACCTTCATAACCGAGCCAACTGGGTGACCGTAGGCATCTGTTCTTCCAGTTCCACCCACAAGATCCCTAATGTGATGCTACTGGCACATCTGACACCTGGTGCCCGGAAAGATACAGAACCTCTGTTTAAAAGTCTCCTGACATCTCCTCCTGCAGAGAAACTGGTGCTCACCAG GTTTCTCCCTCTGCAGTTTGTGACTCTTTCTGTGCATGACGCAGAGAACATGCGCCTAAAAGTAAAGCTGGTGAGTGGTCGAGCCTACTACTTACAGCTCTGCACTTCTGCATGTAAACAGGACACCTTGTTTTCTCAATGGGTGGCCCTCATCTCCCTCTTGAATCAGGAGAAAGCCAAAGTTTCCAAAGTGTCAGAGGTTTCAAGTCTCTCAGGAATTACGAATAGCACAGACGTCACAGGCTCCACGGATGTGATGGATATCACAGCATTCACAGCCATCCTGACCCCGTACATGTACGCAGGTAGAGGCCCTGAACATGTCAGGGACAGCATAGATTTCTCAGAATTCACAGACATCACCGACATCACAGATGTCACAGACCTTCCAGAAAATGAGGTCCCAGAGGTCCCGGATATAAGAATTGTTACAGAAGTCATAGAAGTCAGAGAAGCCACAGAAGTCACAGACAACTCTGATATTACAAACTGCTCGGGAGTCACAGTGGTGTTTGAAAACAATGACTTAATCAGGGCCAGGCAAGAGGAGAAG gaaaaattgaaaaacattctgAAGCCTGGGTGTCTACAAGATACAAAAAGTAAGAGTGAGTTGAAAGAATCCTCAAAACATGTCACCATCTCAAACATAACACTGACTTTTGAAggtaaaagatattttcaaactacCTTGACTCCAGTAGAAAGTGAGGCAAATACATCCAAGGAGATGGAGAATACGACCTCTGAAGAAAAGACACCTGATTTTCAGAGCACGGCTCTCGAGGCTGAAGAATCCAG
- the FAM71D gene encoding protein FAM71D isoform X2 — protein sequence MKKNTSKSTTRINEQDALCTPHSHDPRDLQSMLDGGEYAPFVSPPMLESNFIQVNRRGESIYLHNRANWVTVGICSSSSTHKIPNVMLLAHLTPGARKDTEPLFKSLLTSPPAEKLVLTRFLPLQFVTLSVHDAENMRLKVKLVSGRAYYLQLCTSACKQDTLFSQWVALISLLNQEKAKVSKVSEVSSLSGITNSTDVTGSTDVMDITAFTAILTPYMYAGRGPEHVRDSIDFSEFTDITDITDVTDLPENEVPEVPDIRIVTEVIEVREATEVTDNSDITNCSGVTVVFENNDLIRARQEEKEKLKNILKPGCLQDTKSKSELKESSKHVTISNITLTFEGKRYFQTTLTPVESEANTSKEMENTTSEEKTPDFQSTALEAEESRSLRTESNTSGNECEERKVKQKKTNLVEKHVRQPKGLMTKY from the exons ATGAAGAAGAACACCAGCAAGTCTACCACGAGGATCAATGAGCAAGATGCTCTCTGCACCCCACACTCCCATGATCCAAGAGATCTTCAAAGTATGTTGGATGGAGGAGAGTATGCCCCTTTTGTATCTCCTCCCATGTTAGAGAGCAATTTTATCCAG GTTAACAGGAGAGGTGAATCCATTTACCTTCATAACCGAGCCAACTGGGTGACCGTAGGCATCTGTTCTTCCAGTTCCACCCACAAGATCCCTAATGTGATGCTACTGGCACATCTGACACCTGGTGCCCGGAAAGATACAGAACCTCTGTTTAAAAGTCTCCTGACATCTCCTCCTGCAGAGAAACTGGTGCTCACCAG GTTTCTCCCTCTGCAGTTTGTGACTCTTTCTGTGCATGACGCAGAGAACATGCGCCTAAAAGTAAAGCTGGTGAGTGGTCGAGCCTACTACTTACAGCTCTGCACTTCTGCATGTAAACAGGACACCTTGTTTTCTCAATGGGTGGCCCTCATCTCCCTCTTGAATCAGGAGAAAGCCAAAGTTTCCAAAGTGTCAGAGGTTTCAAGTCTCTCAGGAATTACGAATAGCACAGACGTCACAGGCTCCACGGATGTGATGGATATCACAGCATTCACAGCCATCCTGACCCCGTACATGTACGCAGGTAGAGGCCCTGAACATGTCAGGGACAGCATAGATTTCTCAGAATTCACAGACATCACCGACATCACAGATGTCACAGACCTTCCAGAAAATGAGGTCCCAGAGGTCCCGGATATAAGAATTGTTACAGAAGTCATAGAAGTCAGAGAAGCCACAGAAGTCACAGACAACTCTGATATTACAAACTGCTCGGGAGTCACAGTGGTGTTTGAAAACAATGACTTAATCAGGGCCAGGCAAGAGGAGAAG gaaaaattgaaaaacattctgAAGCCTGGGTGTCTACAAGATACAAAAAGTAAGAGTGAGTTGAAAGAATCCTCAAAACATGTCACCATCTCAAACATAACACTGACTTTTGAAggtaaaagatattttcaaactacCTTGACTCCAGTAGAAAGTGAGGCAAATACATCCAAGGAGATGGAGAATACGACCTCTGAAGAAAAGACACCTGATTTTCAGAGCACGGCTCTCGAGGCTGAAGAATCCAG